A stretch of the bacterium genome encodes the following:
- a CDS encoding VOC family protein: MAQVKGIGGVFFRAEDPEALGAWYAEWLGLPVQHPYGASLSHADLADDGLSVWCPFKADTDYFGPSGQAFMINLIVDDLDGALAQVAQGGAEVVPQQEDGEFGRFGWFVDPAGNRVELWQPPA, translated from the coding sequence TCGGAGGCGTGTTCTTCCGGGCGGAGGATCCGGAGGCTCTCGGCGCGTGGTACGCGGAATGGCTCGGGCTGCCGGTGCAGCACCCCTACGGGGCCAGCCTGTCCCACGCCGACCTGGCGGACGACGGCCTGAGCGTCTGGTGCCCCTTCAAGGCGGACACCGACTACTTCGGACCGTCGGGGCAGGCCTTCATGATCAACCTGATCGTCGACGATCTGGACGGCGCCCTGGCCCAGGTGGCCCAGGGCGGCGCGGAGGTCGTGCCGCAGCAGGAGGACGGCGAGTTCGGCCGCTTCGGGTGGTTCGTCGACCCGGCGGGCAACCGGGTCGAGCTGTGGCAGCCGCCGGCCTGA